One genomic segment of Mytilus trossulus isolate FHL-02 chromosome 4, PNRI_Mtr1.1.1.hap1, whole genome shotgun sequence includes these proteins:
- the LOC134715966 gene encoding uncharacterized protein LOC134715966, which translates to MMKELIIFILAFQIVFFIAEAESQKLPRHYEETLLSKIKHSVSPGEITFIEKFNTLKDFYPDGGIHHVLRKRNAAQAMMDMDGTGSVSRRRKTKKRRRRKQKDPLIEATLEPRNEISERPVLREGGRRRTRVEASNGLLRAKELQANYIKTDNMRANRLQADMIKADMIKAQDVVVTSKRRKSRRRPSFGELVDPGIGIERINSLTDGPNFDQNNMDLLNKNENSQFESRSISQEPSLFDSQFPQKQSIADNSKLFQEQRIADNSQLFQEQSIADNSQLFKQQNIDEFSPDQGTKIKNKRRLSQSNTLSSIQQTEALPEFSSSHVLNKIPKLSEFITDYSPYVQKRIHPNFKQQDTFVRGAPPPLTSSGYNEFTNMEAQNFGIGENTDQTLDNTVKTYMKDPKTTGPWFF; encoded by the exons ATGATGAAGGAGCTGATTATTTTTATCCTTGCTTTTCAAATAGTTTTCTTTATAGCAG AAGCCGAGAGCCAGAAGTTACCGAGGCACTATGAAGAAACACTTCTCAGTAAAATTAAGCATAGTGTAAGTCCAGGGGAAataacttttattgaaaaattcaacACCTTGAAGGACTTTTATCCAGATGGTGGGATACATCACGTCCTACGGAAACGTAACGCAGCCCAAGCTATGATGGATATGGATGGTACTGGGTCGGTGTCCCGTCGTCGTAAAACGAAGAAACGACGACGACGAAAACAAAAAGATCCGTTAATTGAAGCCACGTTAGAACCACGCAATGAAATTTCCGAAAGGCCCGTACTTCGAGAAGGAGGACGACGAAGAACAAGAGTAGAAGCTTCAAATGGACTGTTAAGGGCAAAAGAACTCCAGGCAAACTATATCAAAACAGACAATATGAGAGCAAATAGATTACAAGCTGACATGATAAAGGCTGATATGATAAAAGCTCAAGATGTTGTGGTGACTTCAAAGAGAAGAAAATCGAGACGGAGGCCAAGTTTTGGAGAATTGGTCGATCCAGGTATTGGAATCGAGCGAATCAATTCTTTAACAGATGGTCCTAATTTCGATCAAAACAATATGGaccttttaaacaaaaatgagaatAGTCAGTTCGAGTCAAGATCAATATCACAGGAACCGTCGCTATTCGATTCACAATTTCCTCAAAAACAAAGTATCGCCGATAATTCAAAACTATTCCAAGAACAAAGAATCGCCGATAATTCTCAACTGTTTCAAGAACAAAGTATCGCCGATAATTCACAATTATTTAAACAACAGAATATCGACGAGTTTTCTCCAGACCAGGggactaaaattaaaaataaacgcAGACTTAGCCAATCTAATACGCTGTCTTCTATTCAGCAAACAGAAGCATTACCCGAATTTAGCTCTTCtcatgttttgaataaaattcctAAATTAAGTGAATTTATAACTGATTATTCTCCGTATGTACAGAAAAGAATTCATCCAAATTTTAAACAACAGGACACGTTTGTAAGAGGAGCACCGCCGCCGCTCACTTCGTCGGGCTACAATGAATTTACCAACATGGAGGCCCAAAATTTTGGAATAGGAGAAAACACTGACCAGACACTCGACAATACAGTCAAAACATATATGAAAGACCCTAAAACTACTGGTCCCTGGTTTTTCTAA